A portion of the Benincasa hispida cultivar B227 unplaced genomic scaffold, ASM972705v1 Contig579, whole genome shotgun sequence genome contains these proteins:
- the LOC120069752 gene encoding magnesium-chelatase subunit ChlH, chloroplastic: MASLVSSPFLAASKSELQLSSFSQKHFFLHSFIPKRTHIGVSSKSSIKVKCAAIGNGLFTQTSPEVRRVVPDNSNGLPTVKIVYVVLEAQYQSSLTAAVQALNGNKIHANFEVVGYLVEELRDESTYKTFCKDLEDANVFIGSLIFVEELALKVKAAVEKERDRLDAVLVFPSMPEVMRLNKLGSFSMSQLGQSKSPFFQLFKKKKQSAGFADSMLKLVRTLPKVLKYLPSDKAQDARLYILSLQYWLGGSPDNLQNFLKMISGSYVPALKGVKIEYSEPVLYLDSGIWHPLAPCMYADVKEYLNWYGTRRDANEKLKDRNAPVIGLILQRSHIVTGDESHYVAVIMELEARGAKVIPIFAGGLDFSGPVERYLVNPVTKKPFVHSVVSLTGFALVGGPARQDHPRAVEALTKLDVPYIVALPLVFQTTEEWLNSTLGLHPIQVALQVALPELDGGMEPIVFSGRDPRTGKSHALHKRVEQLCTRAIKWAELKRKSKAEKKLAITVFSFPPDKGNVGTAAYLNVFSSIYSVLKDLKKDGYNVEGLPETSEALIEEVIHDKEAQFNSPNLNIAYKMNVREYQQLTPYSTALEENWGKPPGNLNSDGENLLVYGKQYGNIFIGVQPTFGYEGDPMRLLFSKSASPHHGFAAYYSYVENIFKADAVLHFGTHGSLEFMPGKQVGMSDVCYPDSLIGNIPNVYYYAANNPSEATVAKRRSYANTISYLTPPAENAGLYKGLKQLSELISSYQSLKDTGRGAQIVSSIVSTARQCNLDKDVELPEEGEEIPAKDRDLVVGKVYSKIMEIESRLLPCGLHVIGEPPSAMEAVATLVNIAALDRPEDDISSLPSILANTVGRNIEDVYRGNDKGILKDVELLRQITEASRGAISAFVERSTNSKGQVVDVGDKLTSILGFGINEPWIQYLSNTKFYRADREKLRKLFEFLAECLKLVVTDNELGSLKQALEGKYVEPGPGGDPIRNPKVLPTGKNIHALDPQAIPTTAAMQSAKVVVERLIERQKIENGGKYPETIALVLWGTDNIKTYGESLAQVLWMIGVMPIADTFGRVNRVEPVSLEELGRPRIDVVVNCSGVFRDLFINQMNLLDRAVKMVAELDEPEELNFVRKHAVEQAQTLGIGVREAATRVFSNASGSYSSNINLAVENSSWNDEKQLQDMYLSRKSFAFDCDAPGAGMMEKRKVFEMALSTADATFQNLDSSEISLTDVSHYFDSDPTNLVQGLRKDGKKPNAYIADTTTANAQVRTLAETVRLDARTKLLNPKWYEGMMSSGYEGVREIEKRLTNTVGWSATSGQVDNWVYEEANTTFIQDEEMLNRLMKTNPNSFRKLVQTFLEANGRGYWETSEENIEKLRQLYSEVEDRIEGIDR; the protein is encoded by the exons ATGGCGTCCTTAGTATCCTCGCCATTTTTAGCGGCTTCAAAATCTGAGCTCCAGTTATCTTCTTTCTCCCAGAAacatttctttcttcattccttcattccCAAAAGAACCCATATCGGCGTTTCTTCTAAATCATCCATTAAAGTGAAATGTGCCGCAATTGGCAATGGCCTTTTCACTCAAACCAGTCCTGAAGTTCGACGTGTCGTTCCAGACAACTCCAACGGCCTTCCCACGGTCAAAATCGTCTATGTTGTTCTTGAAGCTCAGTACCAATCATCACTCACAGCCGCCGTACAAGCTCTCAACGGCAACAAAATCCACGCCAATTTTGAAGTTGTGGGTTATTTAGTTGAAGAGCTTCGTGATGAATCGACTTACAAAACGTTCTGTAAAGACTTGGAAGATGCCAATGTGTTCATTGGGTCTTTGATTTTCGTTGAGGAGTTGGCTTTGAAGGTAAAAGCTGCTGTTGAGAAGGAACGGGATCGACTAGACGCCGTTTTGGTGTTCCCTTCAATGCCTGAAGTGATGAGGTTGAACAAACTCGGGTCATTCAGTATGTCACAATTGGGGCAATCTAAGAGCCCATTTTTTCAATTgtttaagaagaagaaacaatctGCTGGTTTTGCTGATAGTATGTTGAAGCTTGTGAGGACATTGCCCAAGGTATTGAAGTATTTGCCTAGTGATAAGGCTCAAGATGCTAGGCTCTATATTTTGAGTTTGCAATATTGGCTTGGTGGGTCACCTGATAATCTTCAAAATTTCTTGAAAATGATATCTGGGTCTTATGTTCCTGCTTTGAAAGGGGTTAAGATAGAGTATTCTGAGCCTGTTTTGTATTTAGACTCTGGAATTTGGCACCCTTTGGCTCCTTGTATGTATGCTGacgtgaaggagtatttgaatTGGTATGGAACAAGGAGAGATGCTAATGAGAAGTTGAAGGATCGTAATGCTCCTGTTATTGGGCTCATTTTGCAGAGAAGTCATATTGTTACTGGTGATGAGAGTCATTATGTTGCTGTGATCATGGAGTTGGAGGCAAGAGGGGCTAAAGTGATTCCTATTTTTGCTGGTGGGCTTGACTTTTCGGGACCGGTTGAGAGGTATCTTGTCAATCCGGTGACGAAGAAACCATTTGTGCATTCGGTTGTGTCACTCACTGGCTTTGCTCTTGTTGGAGGGCCTGCTAGACAGGACCATCCAAGGGCTGTCGAAGCACTCACAAAGCTTGATGTTCCTTACATTGTTGCTTTGCCTTTGGTGTTTCAAACTACTGAGGAATGGCTTAATAGTACCTTGGGTTTGCACCCTATTCAGGTGGCACTTCAGGTGGCTCTACCCGAGCTCGATGGTGGCATGGAACCTATCGTTTTCTCAGGTCGGGACCCACGAACAG GGAAATCTCATGCACTTCACAAAAGGGTTGAACAGCTCTGCACCAGGGCAATCAAATGGGCTGAACTTAAGAGAAAATCTAAG GCTGAGAAGAAGTTGGCTATAACCGTCTTTAGTTTCCCTCCTGATAAGGGAAATGTTGGAACTGCTGCATATTTGAATGTCTTCTCATCCATCTACTCCGTCTTAAAAGACCTCAAGAAAGACGGATATAATGTTGAAGGCCTTCCCGAAACTTCTGAAGCTTTGATTGAAGAAGTTATTCATGACAAAGAGGCGCAATTCAACAGCCCAAATCTCAACATTGCTTACAAAATGAATGTTCGTGAATACCAACAATTAACACCTTATTCCACAGCATTGGAAGAGAATTGGGGAAAACCTCCTGGCAATTTAAACTCTGATGGAGAGAATCTGCTGGTATATGGAAAGCAATATGGAAACATCTTCATCGGTGTTCAACCAACATTCGGGTATGAGGGTGATCCGATGAGACTTCTCTTCTCCAAATCTGCTAGCCCCCATCATGGTTTTGCAGCATATTACTCTTATGTTGAGAATATCTTTAAGGCTGATGCAGTTCTTCACTTTGGAACTCATGGTTCCCTTGAATTTATGCCTGGAAAGCAAGTTGGAATGAGTGATGTTTGTTATCCTGATAGTTTGATTGGAAACATTCCAAATGTCTACTATTACGCAGCCAACAACCCGTCTGAAGCTACAGTTGCTAAACGTCGTAGCTATGCTAATACCATTAGCTATTTGACACCCCCAGCAGAGAATGCAGGGCTTTACAAGGGCCTTAAGCAATTGAGTGAGCTTATTTCCTCGTACCAATCGCTTAAAGATACCGGTCGTGGGGCACAGATTGTTAGCTCGATTGTCAGTACTGCTAGACAATGTAATCTCGATAAGGATGTTGAACTACCTGAGGAGGGAGAGGAAATCCCAGCAAAAGACCGTGACCTTGTTGTCGGGAAGGTATACTCAAAGATCATGGAGATCGAATCTCGCCTTTTACCTTGTGGACTTCATGTCATTGGTGAGCCACCATCTGCCATGGAGGCAGTAGCAACATTGGTTAACATCGCTGCACTTGACCGTCCTGAAGATGACATTTCATCTCTTCCATCAATACTAGCAAACACAGTTGGTAGAAACATAGAAGATGTGTACCGAGGGAATGACAAAGGAATATTGAAGGATGTTGAGCTTCTTCGACAAATTACCGAGGCATCACGTGGGGCCATTTCTGCCTTTGTGGAAAGATCAACCAACAGTAAGGGTCAAGTTGTCGATGTAGGTGATAAGCTCACCTCAATCTTAGGATTTGGCATAAATGAACCATGGATTCAGTACTTGTCAAACACCAAGTTTTACAGGGCAGACAGGGAGAAGCTTAGGAAACTATTTGAGTTCTTGGCCGAGTGTTTGAAGCTTGTTGTTACCGATAATGAATTGGGCAGTTTGAAACAGGCTTTGGAGGGAAAATACGTCGAGCCAGGCCCCGGTGGTGACCCAATTAGGAATCCAAAGGTTTTACCGACTGGAAAGAACATTCATGCCCTTGATCCACAAGCTATTCCTACAACAGCAGCAATGCAAAGTGCAAAAGTGGTGGTGGAAAGGTTGATAGAGAGgcaaaagattgaaaatggagGAAAATATCCCGAGACAATTGCACTTGTATTGTGGGGAACTGATAATATTAAGACCTATGGTGAATCCTTGGCTCAGGTTCTGTGGATGATCGGTGTAATGCCCATTGCTGATACTTTTGGTCGTGTCAACCGGGTAGAACCTGTGAGTCTTGAAGAGCTCGGAAGGCCTAGGATCGATGTTGTCGTCAACTGTTCGGGTGTTTTTAGGGATCTGTTCATCAATCAG ATGAACCTCTTGGATCGAGCAGTGAAGATGGTTGCGGAATTGGATGAGCCTGAGGAGCTGAACTTTGTCAGGAAACATGCAGTGGAACAAGCTCAAACCCTTGGTATCGGGGTTCGAGAAGCTGCAACTCGAGTTTTCTCAAATGCATCTGGATCTTACTCATCCAACATAAATCTTGCTGTTGAGAATTCTTCATGGAATGATGAGAAGCAACTCCAAGACATGTATCTGAGTAGGAAGTCCTTTGCTTTTGACTGTGATGCTCCTGGAGCTGGCATGATGGAGAAGAGAAAAGTTTTCGAAATGGCCCTGAGCACGGCTGATGCCACATTCCAAAACCTCGACTCATCCGAGATCTCACTGACTGATGTCAGCCATTACTTTGATTCTGATCCAACTAATTTGGTTCAAGGTTTGAGAAAGGATGGCAAGAAGCCTAATGCCTACATTGCTGATACCACTACAGCTAATGCTCAA GTTCGCACGCTCGCTGAGACGGTGAGACTCGATGCAAGAACCAAGTTATTGAATCCCAAGTGGTACGAGGGAATGATGTCGAGCGGTTATGAGGGTGTCCGAGAAATCGAGAAGAGGCTAACCAATACGGTTGGATGGAGTGCAACTTCTGGCCAAGTCGACAACTGGGTTTACGAAGAAGCTAACACAACGTTCATCCAAGATGAGGAGATGCTGAACAGGCTGATGAAAACCAATCCAAACTCGTTCAGGAAGTTGGTGCAAACATTCTTGGAGGCAAACGGGCGTGGATATTGGGAAACATCAGAGGAAAATATCGAAAAATTGCGACAGTTGTACTCTGAGGTCGAAGACAGGATCGAAGGGATCGATCGGTGA